A region of Maridesulfovibrio sp. DNA encodes the following proteins:
- a CDS encoding sensor domain-containing diguanylate cyclase: MHIDKFDFDATLLTVNFATRLLAMEVDPDILTDRVLEAFCDLGNCQDATLMMYDEYRQLKGVAASLKHRRVIIDEQIPLTKAMHEAAQSLKPVVRPVCDDSIYPLPSKCCETDKTCLCIPLVGSRDRVRGFVTLYRPKEQQWDISELFQLGIISTVAAISIENSRLFRQTIEDSLTGLYMRRYLFIRLREEVQRFKRRGGPLSAIMLDVDNFKSVNDNYGHATGDVVLRTLGQVLHDNSRQGVDLPCRYGGEEFVVLMPGSEKKEAEIVAERIRSACEEKEIHAPEGKIKITLSCGISSIEECDPPSADELLKIADQRLYCAKQSGRNLVICK, from the coding sequence ATGCATATTGATAAATTCGATTTTGACGCGACCCTGCTGACTGTAAATTTTGCAACCCGCCTGCTGGCCATGGAAGTTGATCCGGACATTCTTACCGACCGGGTTCTTGAAGCTTTCTGTGATCTCGGCAACTGTCAGGACGCTACCTTGATGATGTATGACGAATACCGTCAGCTAAAAGGAGTGGCTGCATCACTCAAACACCGTCGAGTCATTATTGATGAGCAGATTCCGCTGACCAAGGCCATGCATGAAGCCGCCCAATCCCTGAAACCGGTGGTACGCCCGGTCTGTGATGATTCAATCTACCCCCTGCCCTCTAAATGCTGCGAAACGGACAAAACCTGCCTGTGCATTCCGCTGGTTGGTTCAAGGGACCGCGTCAGGGGATTTGTCACTCTATATCGTCCTAAAGAGCAGCAATGGGATATTTCCGAACTTTTCCAACTGGGTATAATTTCCACTGTAGCTGCAATTTCCATTGAAAACTCCAGACTGTTCCGGCAAACCATTGAAGACAGCCTGACCGGGCTGTACATGCGCCGTTACCTTTTCATCAGGTTGCGAGAGGAAGTGCAACGCTTCAAACGCCGGGGAGGCCCCCTCTCTGCAATCATGCTGGATGTGGACAACTTCAAATCCGTCAACGACAATTACGGACATGCCACCGGAGATGTGGTTTTACGTACATTGGGACAAGTGCTGCACGATAACAGCCGTCAGGGTGTGGATCTACCCTGCCGCTACGGAGGGGAGGAATTCGTGGTGCTTATGCCCGGTTCCGAAAAAAAAGAAGCGGAAATAGTGGCTGAAAGAATCAGAAGCGCATGCGAAGAAAAAGAAATCCACGCCCCGGAAGGCAAAATAAAAATAACCCTCAGCTGCGGTATTTCCTCCATAGAAGAATGCGATCCCCCATCAGCAGATGAATTGCTCAAAATCGCGGACCAAAGGCTGTACTGCGCCAAGCAGTCCGGGCGCAATCTGGTAATCTGTAAATAA
- a CDS encoding PAS domain-containing protein: MPSTASSKSKSRKIDNYVPFVEFLGTFLGENCEVVLHDTTSKEKSVLAIANEHISGRGVGAPLTDLALKFLVNEVYREKDWMMGYTTEGRNGHILHSATYFIKDSDGELLGMLCLNMDTSDMLAARDLINKVIRSAGFERASNKEDFGGAPAEEEHSETFPKSMEDLTESLIVRVISDTNILPERMTPEEKMDVVSTLNERGVFMLKGAIKDVAKHLVVSEATVYRYLQKINDK, translated from the coding sequence TTGCCATCCACAGCCAGCTCAAAATCCAAATCAAGAAAAATAGATAATTATGTCCCTTTTGTTGAGTTTCTGGGGACTTTTCTGGGAGAGAATTGTGAGGTTGTTCTGCATGATACAACCAGCAAGGAAAAATCCGTGCTTGCCATTGCCAATGAACACATTTCCGGTCGCGGAGTAGGTGCTCCGCTGACTGATCTGGCATTGAAATTTCTGGTCAATGAGGTCTACCGCGAGAAAGATTGGATGATGGGCTACACCACAGAGGGGCGTAACGGCCATATCCTTCATTCCGCAACATATTTCATCAAGGATTCTGACGGGGAATTACTGGGGATGCTCTGTCTGAACATGGACACTTCTGACATGCTTGCCGCCCGTGATCTGATCAACAAGGTCATTCGCAGTGCCGGTTTTGAGCGTGCATCAAATAAGGAAGATTTCGGCGGTGCTCCTGCTGAAGAAGAGCACAGCGAAACTTTCCCAAAATCCATGGAAGACCTGACCGAATCCCTGATTGTGCGCGTTATTTCAGATACTAATATTCTCCCTGAACGCATGACTCCCGAAGAGAAAATGGATGTGGTTTCAACTCTCAACGAACGCGGGGTTTTCATGCTTAAAGGGGCTATCAAGGATGTAGCCAAGCATCTGGTTGTCTCCGAAGCCACAGTTTACCGTTATTTGCAGAAGATTAACGATAAATAA
- a CDS encoding RidA family protein: MKKVVVSDKAPAAVGCYSHAIETGNMVFTSGQLPIDAETGKMPEGPGAQAKQALDNLKYVLEAAGTAMDNVVKTTVLIQNIEDFAAINEVYATYFSEPFPARSCFEVANLPLGALVEIEAVANK, encoded by the coding sequence ATGAAAAAAGTAGTTGTAAGCGATAAGGCCCCGGCAGCAGTCGGTTGTTATTCACATGCTATTGAAACCGGAAATATGGTTTTTACCTCCGGCCAGCTGCCCATTGATGCCGAAACCGGGAAGATGCCCGAAGGCCCCGGCGCACAGGCCAAGCAGGCTCTCGATAATCTCAAGTACGTTCTTGAAGCAGCCGGAACTGCCATGGACAACGTGGTCAAGACTACCGTGCTGATCCAGAACATCGAAGATTTCGCTGCCATCAACGAAGTTTATGCAACTTATTTTTCAGAGCCTTTCCCTGCACGCAGTTGTTTCGAAGTGGCTAACCTTCCCCTTGGCGCTCTGGTTGAGATCGAGGCTGTAGCGAATAAATAG
- a CDS encoding dicarboxylate/amino acid:cation symporter → MSSESKFKEFGLIIKLLVGIAAGVVIGLFANHAVIEVVVTAKYVMGQFIFYTVPLVILAFIAPAITRLGQNASKMLGVGVGLAYLSAAGAATMAAVAGYVLIPHLSIATQIEGLRELPEVVFQLSIPPIMSVMTALVTAVVLGLATIWVKAKTFENMLGEFENIMMQVVNRIIIPVLPFFIATTFAGLAYEGSLTKQLPVFLEVIAIVLVGHFIWLAFLYTLAGIISKRNPIEVFRHYPPAYLTAVGTMSSAATLPVSLECAGKSKALCKDTVEFMVPLGATIHLCGSVLTETFFAMTISMMLYGTLPSVGTMTLFILLFGIFAIGAPGVPGGTVMASLGIVVGVLGFDPAGVALLLAVFALQDSFGTACNVTGDGALALMMEGIFNRNGELDKARAS, encoded by the coding sequence ATGTCTAGTGAATCAAAATTCAAGGAATTCGGACTGATTATTAAGTTGCTTGTCGGTATTGCTGCCGGTGTCGTAATCGGCCTTTTTGCCAACCATGCAGTAATTGAAGTTGTGGTTACAGCCAAATACGTAATGGGACAGTTCATTTTCTATACTGTTCCCCTAGTTATTCTGGCTTTTATCGCTCCGGCGATCACTAGACTGGGCCAGAATGCATCCAAGATGCTGGGCGTAGGTGTCGGCCTCGCTTATCTGTCCGCCGCGGGTGCCGCTACAATGGCTGCTGTTGCCGGATACGTTCTCATTCCGCATCTGTCCATCGCCACTCAGATTGAAGGTCTTCGCGAGCTTCCTGAAGTAGTCTTTCAGCTTTCCATTCCGCCGATCATGTCTGTTATGACCGCTCTGGTTACCGCTGTTGTGCTCGGTCTCGCTACTATCTGGGTCAAGGCCAAGACCTTTGAAAATATGCTCGGTGAATTCGAGAATATCATGATGCAGGTCGTCAACCGGATTATCATCCCCGTCCTGCCCTTTTTCATTGCAACCACCTTTGCGGGTCTTGCATACGAAGGCAGCCTGACCAAGCAGCTTCCCGTGTTCCTTGAAGTTATTGCAATTGTTCTTGTCGGACATTTCATCTGGCTGGCTTTCCTCTACACCCTCGCAGGCATTATTTCCAAACGTAACCCCATTGAAGTTTTCAGGCACTATCCTCCCGCATACCTCACTGCGGTAGGTACCATGTCCAGCGCCGCGACCCTGCCTGTTTCACTCGAATGTGCAGGCAAGTCCAAAGCCCTGTGCAAGGATACTGTTGAATTCATGGTTCCCCTCGGCGCAACTATCCACCTTTGCGGTTCCGTGCTTACCGAGACATTTTTTGCCATGACCATCTCCATGATGCTCTACGGCACCCTGCCTTCCGTAGGCACTATGACTCTGTTTATCCTGCTCTTCGGCATCTTTGCCATCGGCGCACCCGGTGTTCCCGGTGGAACCGTAATGGCTTCGCTGGGTATTGTCGTCGGCGTACTCGGCTTCGATCCTGCCGGTGTGGCTCTGCTGCTGGCAGTATTCGCCCTGCAGGACAGCTTCGGTACTGCCTGCAACGTAACCGGTGACGGCGCCCTTGCTCTCATGATGGAAGGCATCTTCAACCGTAACGGTGAGCTTGATAAAGCCCGCGCATCTTAA
- a CDS encoding L-serine ammonia-lyase, iron-sulfur-dependent, subunit alpha has translation MINKKWSEFAEILKREVVPALGCTEPVAIALAAAKAAETLGTEPEKVVVKVSGNLLKNGMGVGVPGTGMTGLDIAAAVGVTGGKSDLALEVLRDLDAEQLAAGKKLISEGRLQVQLADTEELLYVEAVVENGEDSARCVIARAHAAIVLVEKNGEEIFSAPWLSEDNEKSGCTMSMKEIFEYATEAPLEDLRFILEAVELNEKVAAEGLASDWGLKVGKSIAKDIEDGIRSDDIVSYAIKLTAAASDARMEGIQMPVMSNSGSGNQGLTATLPVVAFARRRNAEEEQLIRALILSHLSAVHMKNHLGKLSALCGASLAATASGCGIVLILGGGLKEVESTIKNTLGDIAGMICDGAKTSCALKVSSAVEAAINSALLAMKGICIPGKDGILDDDIEVCIRNVGQLGSVGMAQTDKVILEIMTGKHTTAPAA, from the coding sequence ATGATCAATAAAAAATGGTCTGAATTCGCAGAAATTCTGAAACGTGAAGTTGTCCCCGCACTGGGCTGCACAGAGCCTGTTGCAATAGCCCTCGCTGCAGCCAAAGCTGCTGAAACTCTTGGAACCGAGCCTGAAAAGGTAGTGGTCAAGGTCAGCGGCAACCTGCTGAAAAACGGCATGGGTGTAGGTGTTCCCGGTACCGGTATGACCGGGCTGGATATTGCCGCAGCCGTGGGTGTTACCGGGGGTAAATCCGATCTCGCACTCGAAGTTCTGCGTGACCTTGATGCCGAGCAACTGGCAGCAGGCAAGAAGTTGATCTCCGAGGGGCGTCTGCAGGTGCAACTGGCTGATACTGAAGAGTTGCTTTACGTTGAAGCGGTGGTTGAGAACGGAGAAGATTCCGCCCGTTGCGTGATAGCCCGTGCGCATGCTGCAATCGTGCTGGTGGAAAAAAATGGTGAAGAAATTTTCTCTGCCCCGTGGCTGAGCGAAGACAACGAGAAGTCCGGCTGCACCATGAGCATGAAAGAAATTTTTGAATACGCAACCGAAGCTCCGCTCGAAGACCTGCGATTTATTCTTGAGGCTGTGGAACTCAATGAAAAGGTCGCCGCTGAAGGACTTGCTTCTGATTGGGGCTTGAAGGTCGGTAAATCCATTGCCAAGGATATTGAAGACGGAATCCGTTCCGACGATATTGTTTCTTACGCGATTAAACTGACCGCAGCAGCTTCTGATGCACGCATGGAAGGTATCCAGATGCCGGTCATGAGCAATTCAGGCAGCGGTAATCAGGGTTTAACAGCTACCTTGCCTGTGGTTGCCTTTGCCAGACGCCGTAACGCCGAAGAAGAACAGCTCATCCGGGCACTGATTCTAAGCCATCTTTCCGCTGTTCATATGAAGAACCATCTCGGTAAGCTCTCTGCGCTTTGCGGAGCCAGCCTTGCTGCTACCGCGTCCGGTTGCGGCATTGTACTTATTCTGGGTGGCGGGCTGAAAGAAGTTGAAAGTACCATCAAGAACACCCTCGGTGATATTGCCGGAATGATCTGCGACGGGGCTAAAACATCCTGTGCGCTGAAGGTTTCCTCTGCTGTGGAAGCGGCGATCAATTCTGCATTGCTGGCTATGAAAGGTATCTGCATTCCCGGAAAAGACGGTATTCTGGATGATGATATTGAAGTCTGCATCCGCAACGTGGGCCAGCTAGGCTCCGTGGGAATGGCCCAGACTGACAAGGTTATACTCGAGATTATGACCGGAAAGCATACCACTGCCCCGGCAGCATAA
- the gltA gene encoding NADPH-dependent glutamate synthase — MVNKQNFTPTRTPMPEQPADVRNKNFSEVALGYSKEEAMAEAARCLQCKKPLCQKGCPVEIDIKSFVKHLADGDIPSAYRVIKETNALPAVCGRVCPQESQCEGSCILGKKYEPVAIGRLERFVADSFDSDSACEMITGHTACSLPNDQFKVACIGSGPSSLTVAGYLAARGVPVTVYEALHEVGGVLIYGIPEFRLPKSIVAREVGALWSKGVTFLPNYVGGKTITVEDLFEDGFDAVFIGVGAGLPWFMNIPGENLVGVFSANEYLTRINLGRAYDFPNYDTPAPKARNVAVIGGGNVAMDAARTALRLGAENVYITYRRTQEEMPARREELHHAIEEGVQLELLTSPIAINGDENSRVKSMTLQVMELGEPDDSGRRRPVAVEGKTKELEVDMVILAVGTGANPVLLEATPGLELSKRGYIVTNGETGETSIPNVYAGGDIAGGSATVISAMGAGRRAAKTIAEKLGV; from the coding sequence ATGGTGAATAAACAGAATTTTACCCCCACCCGTACCCCGATGCCGGAACAACCGGCTGATGTCCGTAACAAGAACTTCAGCGAAGTTGCCCTCGGTTATTCCAAAGAAGAAGCCATGGCAGAAGCCGCCCGCTGTCTGCAGTGTAAAAAACCGCTCTGCCAGAAAGGCTGTCCGGTTGAAATCGACATCAAAAGTTTCGTCAAGCATCTTGCCGACGGAGACATTCCTTCCGCGTACCGGGTTATCAAGGAAACCAACGCCCTGCCCGCTGTCTGCGGACGCGTATGTCCGCAGGAATCCCAGTGTGAGGGTTCCTGTATTCTCGGCAAAAAATACGAGCCTGTTGCTATCGGACGCCTTGAACGCTTTGTCGCCGATTCCTTTGACAGTGATTCCGCCTGTGAAATGATCACCGGACACACAGCCTGTTCCCTGCCCAACGACCAGTTCAAAGTTGCCTGCATCGGTTCCGGACCCTCCAGCCTGACCGTAGCCGGATACCTTGCCGCACGCGGCGTTCCGGTCACCGTATACGAAGCCCTGCACGAAGTAGGCGGAGTATTGATTTACGGTATCCCTGAATTCCGCCTGCCCAAGTCAATCGTCGCCCGCGAAGTGGGTGCGCTCTGGTCCAAGGGTGTAACCTTCCTGCCCAACTACGTTGGCGGTAAAACAATTACCGTGGAAGATCTTTTCGAAGACGGATTCGATGCCGTATTCATCGGTGTCGGTGCCGGGTTGCCGTGGTTCATGAACATTCCCGGCGAAAACCTTGTGGGCGTTTTTTCCGCCAACGAATACCTGACCCGCATCAACCTGGGCCGGGCCTATGATTTCCCAAACTACGACACCCCCGCACCCAAGGCCCGCAATGTGGCCGTCATCGGCGGCGGAAACGTAGCTATGGATGCCGCCCGCACCGCCCTGCGTCTCGGCGCGGAAAATGTCTATATCACATACCGCCGTACTCAGGAAGAAATGCCGGCCCGCCGAGAAGAACTGCATCATGCAATTGAGGAAGGCGTACAGCTTGAGCTGCTCACCTCCCCCATCGCCATTAACGGCGACGAAAATTCCCGCGTAAAATCCATGACCCTGCAGGTAATGGAACTCGGAGAACCGGACGACTCCGGTCGCCGCCGTCCCGTTGCAGTGGAAGGAAAAACAAAGGAACTGGAAGTAGACATGGTTATCCTCGCAGTGGGAACCGGAGCCAACCCGGTTCTGCTCGAAGCCACTCCCGGACTTGAGCTCAGCAAGCGGGGCTACATCGTAACCAATGGCGAAACTGGAGAAACTTCCATTCCCAATGTCTACGCAGGCGGGGACATCGCCGGCGGGTCCGCAACAGTAATCTCGGCCATGGGCGCAGGTCGCCGTGCGGCTAAGACTATTGCTGAGAAGCTGGGAGTTTAG
- a CDS encoding sulfide/dihydroorotate dehydrogenase-like FAD/NAD-binding protein, whose product MSNKILTKKALIPGQTSMLVIDCPQIAKKAKPGNFVILRIHEKGERIPLTIADTDKEAGTITIVYLVVGKSSALLETLNEGDTILDVCGPLGKPTHIEKSGTVICVGGGTGIAAMHHIAKGHHLAGNHVVAIVGARSENMLLFCTELGYFCPELLIATDDGSSGHKGFVTDLLRERLEQDKDVSEVVAIGPVPMMEAVAKVTEPFGVKTTVSLNSIMVDGVGMCGACRCSVGGETKFACVDGPEFDGHEVDFNELRMRLSQYREQEDLSMQMFRSCNCHGE is encoded by the coding sequence ATGAGCAACAAAATTCTGACAAAAAAAGCACTTATCCCCGGCCAGACATCCATGCTGGTCATTGACTGTCCTCAAATTGCCAAAAAGGCTAAACCGGGAAATTTCGTAATTCTACGCATCCATGAAAAAGGTGAACGCATCCCCCTGACCATTGCCGACACCGACAAAGAAGCAGGTACCATCACTATCGTCTACCTCGTTGTTGGTAAAAGTTCCGCCCTGCTTGAGACATTAAATGAAGGGGATACAATTCTCGATGTCTGCGGTCCCTTGGGCAAACCCACCCATATTGAAAAATCAGGTACTGTCATCTGTGTAGGGGGCGGAACCGGAATCGCAGCCATGCACCACATTGCCAAAGGTCACCATCTGGCCGGAAACCATGTCGTTGCCATTGTCGGCGCACGCAGTGAAAACATGCTCCTTTTCTGTACCGAACTGGGCTACTTCTGCCCCGAACTGCTCATTGCCACCGATGACGGCAGTTCCGGCCACAAAGGATTTGTCACCGATCTCCTGCGTGAACGCCTTGAACAGGACAAAGATGTTTCCGAAGTCGTAGCCATCGGTCCCGTGCCGATGATGGAAGCAGTCGCCAAGGTAACCGAGCCTTTCGGCGTTAAAACCACAGTCAGCCTGAACTCCATCATGGTTGACGGAGTGGGCATGTGCGGTGCCTGCCGTTGCAGTGTAGGCGGAGAAACAAAATTCGCCTGCGTGGACGGCCCTGAATTCGACGGACATGAGGTTGATTTCAATGAACTGAGAATGCGCCTCTCCCAGTACAGGGAACAGGAAGACCTCTCAATGCAAATGTTCAGGAGTTGTAATTGCCATGGTGAATAA
- the lepA gene encoding translation elongation factor 4, which yields MAKLDKIRNFSIIAHIDHGKSTLADRILEITGMVSEREKKDQYLDKMELEQERGITIKAQTVRIPYKAKDGKEYILNLIDTPGHVDFSYEVSRSLAASEGALLVVDSTQGVEAQTLANVFLALDHDLEIVPVLNKVDLPSSDCERVAQEIEEVIGLDCSDPLMISAKTGLNVEDVLEAIVTDLPPPEGDPDAPLKALIFDSWYDSYQGVVVLFRILDGTIKKGDRIQIHSTGRTFDVTTLGVYTPEPQNTKVLAAGEVGFLCASMKELNDAPVGDTITLAADPVKDPFPGFQEVKPMVFCGLYPVEPAEYEPLKAALEKLQLNDTAFSFEPETSTALGFGFRCGFLGLLHMEIIQERLEREFQAKLIATAPSVVYQARLNNGDVLEIDNPSKMPDGGELESLAEPFCRLEIHVPNDYVGAVLKLCEEKRGIQKDMRYLTSSRVIITYEVPFAEIMYDFFDKLKSHTKGYASLDYEIIDYRESNLVKLDILINTDPVDAFSAIVHKDSAYPFGRSLALKLKRAIPRQMFEIVIQAAIGRKIIAKERVAPFRKNVTAKCYGGDITRKRKLLEKQKEGKKRMKKMGNVEIPQEAFMAVLKAGEE from the coding sequence ATGGCTAAATTAGATAAAATAAGAAATTTCAGTATTATCGCACATATCGATCACGGCAAGTCCACCCTTGCGGACCGTATCCTTGAAATCACCGGAATGGTATCCGAGCGTGAAAAAAAGGACCAGTACCTTGATAAAATGGAACTGGAACAGGAGCGGGGCATCACCATCAAGGCCCAGACTGTACGTATCCCTTACAAGGCCAAAGATGGTAAGGAATATATTCTTAACCTGATTGATACCCCCGGTCACGTGGACTTCAGCTATGAGGTTTCCCGAAGCCTTGCGGCGTCCGAAGGTGCTCTGCTGGTGGTTGATTCCACGCAGGGTGTGGAGGCGCAGACTCTCGCCAACGTATTTCTGGCACTGGACCACGACCTTGAAATTGTGCCTGTGCTCAACAAGGTAGACCTGCCCAGTTCAGATTGCGAACGCGTGGCGCAGGAAATCGAGGAAGTCATCGGGTTGGACTGCTCCGATCCGCTCATGATCAGTGCCAAAACCGGGCTGAATGTAGAGGATGTGCTGGAAGCGATTGTTACTGATCTGCCTCCGCCGGAAGGAGATCCTGATGCTCCGCTCAAGGCCCTGATCTTTGATTCCTGGTACGATTCCTATCAGGGAGTCGTTGTTTTGTTCAGGATTCTGGACGGAACTATCAAGAAGGGTGACAGGATTCAGATTCATTCCACCGGGCGAACCTTTGATGTGACCACACTGGGTGTTTATACCCCCGAGCCGCAGAATACCAAGGTTCTGGCCGCGGGTGAGGTAGGTTTTCTCTGTGCCAGCATGAAGGAACTCAATGATGCGCCTGTGGGCGATACCATTACCTTGGCGGCAGATCCGGTGAAAGATCCTTTTCCCGGTTTTCAGGAAGTAAAGCCTATGGTTTTTTGTGGACTCTATCCGGTGGAACCTGCCGAGTATGAACCGCTTAAGGCCGCTTTGGAAAAATTGCAGCTCAACGACACCGCGTTTTCTTTTGAGCCGGAAACATCAACCGCCCTTGGTTTCGGTTTCCGTTGCGGTTTTCTCGGCCTGCTGCATATGGAAATCATTCAGGAACGTCTGGAACGTGAGTTTCAGGCTAAGCTCATAGCCACCGCACCTTCGGTTGTTTATCAGGCAAGACTGAACAACGGTGATGTTCTTGAAATCGATAACCCCAGCAAGATGCCCGACGGCGGTGAGCTTGAATCGCTGGCTGAACCCTTCTGCCGTCTTGAAATTCACGTGCCCAACGATTATGTTGGCGCTGTGCTCAAGCTTTGTGAGGAAAAACGCGGAATCCAGAAGGACATGCGTTATCTGACATCTTCAAGGGTTATCATTACTTATGAAGTTCCCTTTGCGGAAATCATGTACGACTTCTTTGACAAGCTCAAATCGCACACCAAGGGCTATGCTTCCCTTGATTACGAGATTATTGATTACCGTGAATCGAATCTGGTAAAGCTCGACATCCTGATTAACACTGACCCGGTGGATGCCTTCTCAGCCATTGTCCATAAGGATTCTGCTTATCCTTTCGGACGTTCACTTGCCCTCAAGCTGAAACGGGCTATTCCGCGCCAGATGTTTGAGATTGTTATTCAGGCCGCGATCGGTCGCAAGATCATCGCCAAGGAACGGGTGGCCCCGTTCAGGAAAAACGTTACCGCCAAATGTTATGGCGGGGATATTACCCGTAAGCGCAAACTTCTGGAAAAACAGAAGGAAGGTAAAAAGCGCATGAAGAAGATGGGTAATGTTGAAATTCCGCAGGAAGCGTTCATGGCTGTCCTTAAGGCCGGCGAAGAATAA
- the lepB gene encoding signal peptidase I encodes MNPRWQSTVKEYIEALFIALILALFIRTFIVQAFKIPSGSMLQTLQIGDHLLVNKFSYGVKVPFTGKVIVPVGDPEYQDIIVFRYPGDPSKDYIKRVIGVPGDTVEIKNKKVFVNGKELVEPYVQYTDTTHVSTLRDNMPPRVIPENEYFVMGDNRDGSNDSRFWGNVPRENILGKAWIIYWSWGGPKTVRWERIGDILH; translated from the coding sequence ATGAATCCCAGATGGCAGAGCACTGTGAAGGAATATATTGAAGCTCTTTTTATCGCACTCATACTGGCTCTTTTCATCCGAACCTTTATTGTGCAGGCCTTCAAGATTCCGTCCGGTTCCATGCTGCAGACCCTCCAGATCGGAGACCACCTGCTGGTAAATAAATTTTCCTACGGCGTGAAAGTTCCCTTTACCGGGAAGGTGATCGTGCCGGTGGGTGACCCTGAATATCAGGACATTATTGTCTTCAGATATCCCGGAGATCCCAGCAAGGATTATATTAAAAGGGTTATCGGCGTACCCGGTGATACTGTGGAGATCAAAAACAAGAAGGTTTTTGTGAACGGTAAGGAACTTGTTGAACCTTACGTGCAGTATACCGATACCACCCACGTTTCAACTCTGCGCGACAATATGCCGCCTCGGGTAATCCCCGAAAACGAGTATTTCGTCATGGGCGACAACCGTGATGGCTCCAACGATTCCAGATTCTGGGGCAATGTCCCCAGAGAGAACATCTTAGGAAAGGCGTGGATTATCTATTGGTCTTGGGGTGGTCCCAAGACAGTTCGCTGGGAGAGGATTGGAGACATCCTGCACTAG